ATGCCGCAATGTGATGGAATAGCTGCTCTAAAACAAATCATGTCTATAAATTCCAATGCTAAAGTAGTTATGTGCTCTGCTATGGGACAACAAGCCATGGTGTTAGAGTCTATTCAGTCAGGTGCTAAAGATTTTATCGTAAAGCCATTCCAGCCTGAAAAAGTTCTTGGCTCTGTGACAAAACTTCTAGGCTAAACATCTAAAAATATCTCTAATTTTTAAATATTTCCTGAAACAAAGAAAGATTTTTTACTTTTATCAATATAAAAAGAAACATATTTGCTTATTTTCGAGCAAATATGTTTCTTTATGATACTTATCTCTGAAAGATTAAAAAATTTTATGCAGAAGACTACTTAAAATGCAAATTGATAAAATTAATGATGTTAAATTTATAAACAAATCTCAAGCCAAGAATACTAAGTCACAAAAACCTGTTTAGTCAGAAAATAGAGATAATCCAAATTATCAAATGTCTAACCATTTTTATGATACTGTTTTCCTTGACAATAAAATAAGTCACCTATTGGAA
The nucleotide sequence above comes from Candidatus Melainabacteria bacterium RIFOXYA2_FULL_32_9. Encoded proteins:
- a CDS encoding two-component system response regulator, whose amino-acid sequence is MSKRILVVDDAAFMRMVLKDMLTKAGFEVIGEATNGLEAVEKYKELSPDLVTMDITMPQCDGIAALKQIMSINSNAKVVMCSAMGQQAMVLESIQSGAKDFIVKPFQPEKVLGSVTKLLG